One Triplophysa dalaica isolate WHDGS20190420 chromosome 11, ASM1584641v1, whole genome shotgun sequence genomic window carries:
- the kcnf1b gene encoding potassium voltage-gated channel subfamily F member 1, whose translation MWTLPRTRFAHCNGSSSGDEREVAVNIGGVRLVLCGELLNRYPESRLAELVNCSPRSFDVISSVCDDYDPGKREFYFDRDPDSFKCIVEVYYFGEIHMKRGICPICFIKEMEFWKIDLSYLDECCKSNLNEKEEELAEIADKVKMILDDLDSDPDVSRNERWQKFTWKLMEKPDSSLTARVIAIVSFLFILVSSFVMCIGTIPDLQVEDSEGNRVEHPTLDAIETACIGWFTVEYVLRLASSPNKLRFALSFMNIIDFMAILPFYVVLILTYLGTAMMELANVQQAVQALRIMRIARIFKLARHSSGLQTLTYALKSSFKELGLLLMYMGVGIFVFSALGYTMEQSHPETLFRSIPQSFWWAIITMTTVGYGDIYPKTTLGRCNAAISFLCGVIAIALPIHPIINNFVIYYNKQKVLETAAKHELELMELRSLELAMKSTSRRCDASGRAWEGAMRASRSDTFIPLLSGSQRSERESVKKRSLS comes from the coding sequence ATGTGGACGTTACCGAGAACCCGGTTCGCGCACTGTAATGGTTCGTCGAGCGGTGATGAGAGAGAAGTTGCCGTTAATATCGGCGGCGTGCGGCTGGTGCTGTGCGGGGAGCTTCTGAACCGCTATCCGGAGAGCAGGCTCGCTGAACTCGTGAACTGTTCACCCCGGAGTTTTGATGTGATTTCATCGGTTTGCGATGATTACGACCCTGGGAAAAGAGAATTCTACTTTGACAGAGACCCCGACTCGTTTAAATGCATCGTAGAAGTGTACTACTTTGGCGAGATCCATATGAAGCGAGGAATCTGCCCTATTTGTTTCATCAAAGAAATGGAGTTTTGGAAGATCGACTTGAGCTACTTGGACGAATGCTGCAAGAGTAACTTGAACGAGAAGGAGGAAGAATTGGCGGAGATTGCGGACAAGGTGAAAATGATCTTGGATGATCTGGACTCTGACCCTGACGTGAGCCGCAATGAGAGGTGGCAGAAGTTCACCTGGAAGCTCATGGAGAAACCGGACTCCTCGCTTACCGCACGCGTAATTGCCATCGTGTCTTTTCTATTCATTCTAGTGTCATCTTTTGTAATGTGTATCGGGACTATACCGGACCTTCAAGTGGAGGACTCCGAAGGGAACCGTGTTGAACATCCCACCCTGGACGCTATTGAAACGGCATGCATCGGTTGGTTCACGGTGGAATACGTGCTGCGCCTCGCATCATCCCCTAATAAGCTACGCTTTGCTCTCTCCTTCATGAATATTATAGACTTCATGGCCATCTTGCCGTTTTACGTAGTTTTGATTCTCACGTACCTCGGCACGGCCATGATGGAGCTGGCCAACGTGCAACAGGCGGTGCAGGCGCTCCGCATCATGCGCATTGCGCGGATCTTCAAGCTGGCGCGCCATTCATCTGGCCTGCAAACTCTAACCTACGCGCTGAAAAGCAGCTTCAAAGAGTTAGGTCTGCTTCTCATGTATATGGGAGTAGGTATTTTTGTGTTCTCCGCGCTCGGGTACACCATGGAACAGAGCCACCCGGAGACGCTCTTCCGAAGCATACCACAATCATTTTGGTGGGCCATCATCACCATGACCACCGTCGGCTATGGGGACATCTACCCAAAGACAACTCTGGGCAGATGCAACGCGGCCATCAGTTTTCTGTGTGGTGTGATCGCCATTGCGCTTCCCATACACCCCATCATCAACAATTTCGTAATCTATTACAACAAACAGAAAGTGCTCGAGACCGCCGCCAAGCACGAGCTTGAACTCATGGAGCTAAGGTCGCTCGAGCTCGCCATGAAAAGCACCTCGCGCAGGTGTGACGCGTCCGGGAGAGCGTGGGAAGGTGCCATGCGCGCGTCGCGTAGCGATACATTCATTCCTCTTCTTTCGGGATCGCAAAGGAGTGAGAGGGAGTCGGTGAAGAAAAGAAGTCTGTCTTAA
- the c11h2orf50 gene encoding uncharacterized protein C2orf50 homolog → MDKKGNQRRATSAGYRLPDRPNGPLNSQSSVSVFRHSAVRTRNTGETAAQDDDTRDPVKQDQIWREFVRTERTGVKEWEKNWSFLKSFDQLGRPRAETPLPNSVSLYSDRLPNTSNQMLGSGLYTELGKELIRIDSLLTLTSNHCKTKRNPEMQPC, encoded by the exons ATGGATAAAAAAGGGAACCAACGGCGTGCAACATCGGCTGGATATCGTTTACCGGACCGACCTAATGGTCCTCTCAATTCTCAGTCCTCTGTCTCAGTGTTTAGACATTCAGCAGTTAGGACACGAAACACCGGTGAAACGGCAGCGCAAGACGATGATACCCGAGATCCGGTAAAGCAGGACCAGATCTGGAGAGAGTTTGTGCGCACCGAGCGAACTGGGGTAAAGGAATG GGAGAAGAACTGGAGTTTTCTGAAGAGCTTTGACCAGCTG GGTCGTCCGCGTGCAGAAACTCCTCTCCCCAACTCTGTGTCTTTGTATTCAGATAGACTCCCAAACACCAGTAACCAAATGTTAGGTAGTGGCTTGTACACTGAACTGGGCAAGGAGCTGATTCGCATTGACAGTCTGCTAACACTGACATCAAACCATTGTAAGACCAAAAGAAATCCAGAGATGCAACCCTGTTGA